The Poecile atricapillus isolate bPoeAtr1 chromosome 37, bPoeAtr1.hap1, whole genome shotgun sequence genome window below encodes:
- the LOC131591072 gene encoding trichohyalin-like, which yields MSRSRWVPGGLTKTIITTVVGYGVEKLVEMIIEESRRRKEKKTTRVLECKIDEAFQELREKIETVQEYFKEFQESRQKEHQLLRAELEKNQGKKEENFARVLLSRTEKEIQVLSKRIKTLQKEVQEWPETTMYELELLRADLEKNQGKEEKEISRALLSRLIWKFQQLFKKIETLEEDLEELLKTSQHEFQLLRADQK from the exons ATGAGCCGGTCGAGGTGGGTCCCAGGAGGCTTAACTAAGACCATAA TAACAACGGTCGTTGGCTATGGGGTTGAGAAACTCGTAGAAATGATAATCGAAGAGTCAA gaaggagaaaggagaagaagacCACAAGAGTCCTGGAATGTAAGATAGATGAAGCCTTCCAGGAGCTCAGGGAAAAAATTGAAACCGTACAGGAATATTTCAAAGAATTTCAGGAGTCCAGACAGAAGGAGCATCAGctcctcagagcagagctggagaagaaCCAAG gaaagaaggaggagaaCTTTGCAAGGGTCCTGTTATCTaggacagagaaagaaatccaGGTACTCTCCAAGAGAATTAAAACTCTGCAAAAAGAAGTACAAGAATGGCCAGAGACCACAATGTATGAGCTTGAGCTTCTCAGAGCAGATCTGGAGAAGAACCAAG gaaaggaagagaaggaaatttcAAGGGCCCTGTTATCCAGGTTGATTTGGAAATTCCAGCAGCTCTTCAAAAAAATTGAAACTTTGGAAGAAGATTTAGAGGAATTgctgaagacatcacagcatgAGTTTCAGCTTCTCAGAGCAGACCAGAAGTAA